The Microcaecilia unicolor chromosome 3, aMicUni1.1, whole genome shotgun sequence nucleotide sequence GCAGTTCCAATCTTTCTTGTATTTATGAGAAGAGTAGAGAAAGCGGCATTGCATTTTGAGTGATTCTAGGAAGAGTTTGAGCTGAGGTTATTGTAGATTATTCTCATTCTGGTGGGGTAAAGAAGTCCAAATTTGGCCCCAATATCTGTTAAAGGCTGTTGGAGCTGAAGCAAATTTTTGCATCTCAGTGTGGTGGATTTTGCCAGGTTGGAGACAATAAGAAGGAGTTTACCTTGATATAATAAGTGTGGTGAGATTTTAGCTGCTGTCAGTATAACCGGTGTATGTTGATACCTAAGAAGTTTTGCAACAATTGGCCTCGGAAATTTTGCGGACGGTATAGGCCTTGAAAGGAACTCAGTCTGCGATCTCAAATTCCAAAAGAGGAGAGAGCTAAAGATTGAGCAGTTTAGGGAGCAACTCCATTAAAACTGTAATAGGGTCAGAGCCTTCCGAAGATTCGAGTAATCCTAAAATTCTTATGTTAAATCTGCAGTTCCTGTTGGATAAGTCTTCCAGATCTTTTTGCAGCATTCTAATGTCCTACTCGTGTTTTTCAATGTACGACAACTTTTCATCAAAACCCTGAGATTGTAGTTCCAAAGAATCCAGATGAATGTAAATATCTGCAAATTGGTCATTTACAGATTCACTTTCATTGTAAAGAGCTTTAGTAACCAACTTGTTCAGTCATTATAGATTTGAACAATCACATTTCTTTAAGGTTCAGATCTAGTTGAGATTCCAAAGTTTTTGCGGCCATTTTTTCCGACATGCTTCGTTCTGGTTTAGCCCTCTTCCCGCTCTGGGAAGGTAATGTGAGTTGATCAGGCTTATTATTCTTGCTTGTAGCCATCAAAGTAGTTAGAAAATGAAGTTTGGAAGGTTGCTGCATCAAATTCCAGAAGAAAACAATTTTCTGGTGTTAAAAAGGCTCTGAGTAGAAGAGCACTCACcttactactattaatcatttccatagcgctactagacatatgcagtgctgtacactgctgTATTGGACATTCtggggtcagtattcagccagcggcagttagtgttttgctgaccgccacaGGCGTTATTTTTAGATaatcaatgtcaggccatgtccaggctttggcGTTGAATATTCAGTTTATGTGACACCAGCTAACAAATGGTtacttaagtcgatattcagaacttaagcatCCATGGGTTACAGCATAAaggtaggactgtgttttatgtagtCCCATTATGCGGTcaccctggctggttaagtgccatctCCGCCcctagaacacccccaaaatagccgtcTTTTACTTTAGGcactaaccgctaattttcagcggtGATAATAGCCCTGAGCAAGCGATTTTTCTGGTCAGCAGCCGTTTCTGGcgggttaaatcattttgactaTCGACCAGTCCCATCAGATTTCAAGATGAGCACACCCAGTCTGTACAAACCTGTAATGGCGTGAGAAGCTCTCTGTTTTCATTAATTTGCTTGTTTTTCGAATCATTTCTGGAGTCTTCTGTACAGTTCTGGTATTATACTGCCCTTGGAGTGTGGTGTTAGTAATTCCATCTGCTGCCTAAACCCTCATTAATTGTTTTGTCAGCTGCACACACTTACAGCTTCTGTGTTTGTTGCTACTGGAGTGTGACAGCTTCATTTTGATACATGGCTGGTTTTCATGATAACTGCGATGAATATAGATGAGATATATTTCCATATATTAGGAGTCAAGCAGATCTCCTTCATTACAGAGATATTGGCCAGTATCCTCGACCAAGTTTCGAAGCACCAAGTTAGTGTGATAACGTATTTCCTATATCCACTAATGATGAATGGATATTGCTTTATAGCTTTTTCATCAACAGCTGTGCTATACTGGAATTGTTGAATTTTGTACATAGTACTGAATGATGAATTTGTTGTCATGTCATTGGTATTTGTACTCAGTTTTGTGCCAGGAAAAAATATTAAACTGTCACCCTTTTCATTTTTTCCAGTGCAAAATGAAATGCTGATACATAGATATAGTCTGTGTAAGTGTAACAAGGCAGATATCTTTAGTAAAATGTGATCCAGAGAAGAATACGTagtaatattttaatatttattttctataaGCACATGGGGgggaggcagttctataactgactTCCTCCATTTAGGCACTCTGAGGGTGGAGGAACCTATTCTACAAAGGAACTGAGGAcccaatgatcaaaagtaaatgggGACGCTAGAGGCCACTGGCCCCTGCATTTACCCAGCATGGATGATCAGAGGGGGTCTGACGCAAGCGTGCAGGGAataccgcagagctcatttaaattatatttaattttAGTTCTCCAGTATTCCACCtgtatgatcagagcactgcaTTCTGATCGTACGGGCTAAATAACGCCGTAACCTTATgctagctcggagctggtgttagggttaaggctcttcccccacccccaccacgtCTATGCCAGGCAGCCCGGGCTGTTACTCTCAGTCCTGGGGGTCCAATGGACCCCCAGATCTCCCAATGACTGAGGCTCTGGTGGCCAGGCTAGTCCCGCCACAGCCCTCTGACCCCGCCCCAACACgagggcatgggggagggggctgaaggtccAGGGGACCTCTAGGCCCCCTAACCGCCTGACAGAAAAAGTAGCTCCCTGATGACCCAGTGggccccctcacccccaccccccatacctTGTATTAGCGGAGGAGGGAGTAGGACTCCATCCTCCTTCCAGCACCTCCTCCAAAACGGCGGTGCTTTGCccttcccagtgcatcctgggatgcgctgggcagggcttctcAGGTGTTGGGGGCTGGAGGGCCACCGGACCTTAAGCCCCCTGTGTCGCTGGTCAGGGGGTTGTGGGAgcttggggggcactaggccaccagggccttgcctttGGGGGAGTCCGGAGGGTCCTATGGACTTCCAGCTGAATGTTTGACAGGTTCGGGGCTATTGCTGCATGacgattgtgcctgagcacatgtccttgcACAATCCTCCTCCACTTTCCCCTCCGATGATCAGCACTAATaatgcgcctaaatttgcatgttattagcattgatcattggggagttaattccccgcactgttccagcgctatttttaggctGTTGTTTCGGAACCATGCAGGGAATTGATCATCGGGGCTCCGCTCCTATATGCATTCCTCTTGTAAATATGTACTTTGTAAGTTAAGTAGATATTTGCAGAATGGTGCTTAGGCAGAGTatttgcatttatgtgcatatgtgtgcaccggatcccttaccgcctcctattggGGCTCCAGAagtaaatggccacgcggcaattttttaattaccacatagccatttacttcccctttaaaaaaaaacatttttacccGCAGCGGTGAAAGGTGGCCTCAGTGCATAGCGATCCCACGCACCAACGCCACtgtgggccaccttttaccatcatttggtaaaaaggccccttagattgtgagcccactagggacagaggaaagtatctgcatataataaatgtaaaccaaaaAGAATTTGGGTCCACAGAGTCCTGAAGCAGCTTTGCAAAACACTGGTCGTCGTTGGATGTGGCCTTGATTTAGAAGGAATTTGAagaaaggtcttttttaaaaagATACGTGCTGGTGATGGGTAATGGAGATTTTGAACCAGGCATGACTGATAAGGTTTATAAGAAGTGGACACttaagggtttaaaaagggtgtcTGATCTTTTGGAGGACGATGAACCTATTATGCTACCGGATAAAGAACTATATGACATTAACCCTAATCATTGGTATTAATATGCGCAGTTACGACATTATGTGTGTAATCTGATAAAAGATTATAGAATTCATTTTGAAGAGAATTCATTCGATGAGTGCTGGCTTTTACCAGCGGTCACGAGGGGGTTGGTGGGGTGCTATGCTAGCAGTTATAAAAATAAGTTTTGGGGAAACACCCGTATGAAATGGTGGTGGTGGCTAAGTAGACCCAGGATTTTGGAAATTATTCCCTGGATCAACTCCTGTTGAGTATAAAATTAAGCAATCGATGGATAGAAAGTACAAAATATAGAGAGTTACATTACAAATTTTTATTACGAATGTATATCCGTCCTCATAGAGCTAAGAAAATGGGTTATCCTACCACGGATATGTGTTTAAAATGTTCTGCACCAGATGCCTCCTATAGACATTGTATATGGGACTGCCCTCCAATACAGAATTTCTGGGTGACTCTATGGTCACATCTAAGCGTAATGTGTGAAAGAACGTGGACAGCACTTCCTCATAGATCTCTCCTTGATCATATGGAGGGTATAGTAGAGGGCGTGGCCTTTTCGGTGCTCCTTCTGCAAAAGACCTGCTTAATTTCAAAGCACTGTATACTGTTACAATGGATCAGGGAAGGCCCGCCCGTGATCGCCCAGTGGCGTAATCAGATATTTGAGCTTTTAAGGATGGAGAAGATGACAGCTATCCTCAGGGGACGAATAGTGAAGAAGAGGTTTTTGAATATTTAGGAACCCTATCCCAAAGAGTCTGTTCTGTGATGTTAAATGACTTGGATGTGTCataaattagattttttttggaCTTGGTTAAGCATCCTCAGTTTGGgagtgaagggggtgggggtgggaaggtagGAGGATGGGACAGCTGCATACTAGTTTTATGTAAAAGGTGCTGATATCTTCAACCATTCTTAGCCAgcgatggggagaggggggatgggataGGTAATGGTAGATTGtttctgccacattgagcctgcaaaaaggtgagataatgtggggtacaaatgcaataaataaataaataaataaaacagctaTATAGAGCATAATAAATGTTAACAGGAAATAATATCTGTTCTTTACTATTTTGTATGTTGACATGGTTGCAAatggctgaaaaaaaatatatttcacacTAAAAAGATAAGTGCTGGGCTTTCAATTAGCtaaaaaaaaggtaaataaaTAACTAATGGATTTTCAACAATAAGTGGTTTCAATAGAGAAGCGGAAGGGTTTTTATGCTGATGGTGATTTCAGGCTCAATAGAAATTGTTGTCAGAGCATAGTGATAATTTTTCCTTTTATCTCCTATGCAATATCTGGATTTGTTTGCTTGAAGAGAATTTTGCATGTTATTTGTGAGGTGGAAATCTGAATCTAGGGTTGtatatgtaaaccattctggttgtaccacagaaaggcagtatatcaaatccattaccctttATCCTTTATCCTTTACTCTATGATTCAGCTCTCTTGTCCCATCATCCCTGCATACAAAATGTCTAGCTGGCCTGCTGAGTCTCTGAAAATACTTTACACTAGAATTCTACTAGAAAATCAAATGCCAAGGATTGTTTTCATTCAAGGCTCTGGTTTTCATTTCTGTAGGATCTATTGTTCTTGAAGTCTGCAATGAAGTAAGTACATTCTTtggttctgggttttttttttttttttttgcattcctgaatTATAATAACATCATTTTATTCTCTTTGTTCCTACAGGTACTGACAGCCCAGTATCTCAAGGAAGCATCTCAGCAGGTAACGTAGGATTTTGGCCTGGGTATCAGCAGAAGAGTAAAACTGAACTCAATAACTCTGATTTACCCCAATACTTGACCGGGGGCACATTTCAACCTACTGGTGTGAGCAGCTTTAATGGGCATTCTTTAACATGTTGGGATGAAGATGTCAGCAGAAATAGCAAGAGCCTTAGACAATCTCTGGATACATTCTACAAGATGTTCTGCAAGCCGAAACcttctgaaggggatgtagactACAAGACCATTTCACAACACCTTTCCTGTAAAACTACAGACCTCACAAGGGATGGTGGGCATAGATACACACTTCTCAGTCTTCAGATGGCCCAGCTTATTTTAAACCGAGATGGATGTGGAGTGTTTCCAACTTATTCCAAAAATTTGCACTTCTCAGCATCAGCCAACACACGTTTTGTATTAGAAAAAACAACCCCTGGACTGTCAGAAGATGTCATGCATTTCCTCTGGAAGCAATATATGAAGAATGATTAAGGCTTTTCTTAAACACGAAGATGAATTGTGAATACTAATTTATTGTTATATATTGACCCTTTCCAGACATTATGTAAATGTAATTTAACATTTGCTATTCTTCCAGGACATTCCATATCTG carries:
- the SHLD1 gene encoding shieldin complex subunit 1 produces the protein MEANELAQCQMSEESNSLVDFPSSYDLMSILQKPGDDDGLNDNSVQYYTSLSSASLTVGSGTDSPVSQGSISAGNVGFWPGYQQKSKTELNNSDLPQYLTGGTFQPTGVSSFNGHSLTCWDEDVSRNSKSLRQSLDTFYKMFCKPKPSEGDVDYKTISQHLSCKTTDLTRDGGHRYTLLSLQMAQLILNRDGCGVFPTYSKNLHFSASANTRFVLEKTTPGLSEDVMHFLWKQYMKND